The Nitrospirota bacterium genome contains a region encoding:
- a CDS encoding NADP-dependent isocitrate dehydrogenase, whose translation MALIRVKNPIVEMDGDEMTRIIWKLIKEKLVLPFLAVDLKYYDLGIKHRDATDDRVTLDAANAIKEHGIGVKCATITPNAARVKEYGLKQQWKSPNGTIRSILDGTVFRKPIIIKNIPPAVQKWQKPIIIGRHAYGDIYKDVEFVVDGPGVVELVFTPAGGGERRSARVHEFKGRGVVMGMHNTETSVRSFARSCIHYALSEKVDLWFGAKDTISKQYHGFFRDVFAEEVEKAQDKLRQAGVEYRYLLIDDAVAQVIKSGGGMLWACMNYDGDVMSDMVASGFGSLGLMTSVLVSPDGMFEYEAAHGTVMRHYYEHLKGNPTSTNSIASIFAWTGALAKRGELDSTPDVVAFAKTLEEVVIKAVEDGVMTKDLMLIANPPVTKYARTEEFIDAVAERLKKAV comes from the coding sequence GTGGCCCTTATACGCGTGAAGAATCCCATCGTCGAGATGGACGGCGATGAAATGACCAGGATCATCTGGAAGCTCATCAAGGAGAAGCTCGTCCTTCCCTTTCTTGCCGTCGATCTGAAGTATTACGATCTGGGGATCAAGCATCGCGACGCCACCGATGACCGGGTTACTCTTGACGCCGCGAACGCGATCAAGGAGCACGGCATCGGCGTCAAGTGCGCGACGATCACGCCCAATGCCGCACGGGTCAAGGAATACGGCCTCAAGCAGCAGTGGAAGAGCCCGAACGGGACGATCCGGTCGATCCTCGACGGCACGGTCTTCAGGAAGCCGATTATCATAAAGAACATCCCTCCCGCGGTCCAGAAGTGGCAGAAGCCGATCATCATCGGCCGCCATGCCTACGGCGACATCTACAAGGATGTCGAATTCGTTGTCGACGGCCCCGGCGTCGTCGAGCTCGTCTTCACGCCAGCGGGCGGCGGTGAGAGGAGGTCGGCGAGGGTCCATGAGTTCAAGGGCCGCGGCGTGGTCATGGGCATGCACAATACCGAAACGTCGGTCAGGAGCTTTGCACGGTCGTGCATCCATTACGCCCTGAGCGAGAAGGTCGACCTCTGGTTCGGCGCCAAGGACACGATCTCGAAGCAGTACCACGGCTTTTTCAGGGATGTCTTTGCCGAGGAAGTGGAGAAGGCCCAGGACAAGCTCCGGCAGGCCGGGGTGGAGTACCGCTATCTGCTCATCGACGATGCGGTGGCGCAGGTGATCAAGTCCGGGGGAGGCATGCTCTGGGCCTGCATGAACTACGACGGGGATGTGATGTCCGACATGGTCGCCTCCGGCTTCGGGAGCCTCGGGCTGATGACCTCGGTGCTCGTCTCTCCGGACGGCATGTTCGAGTACGAGGCGGCCCACGGCACGGTGATGCGCCACTACTACGAGCATCTGAAGGGCAACCCGACCTCCACCAACTCGATCGCCTCGATCTTCGCCTGGACCGGCGCCCTGGCCAAGAGAGGAGAGCTCGACAGCACGCCCGACGTCGTTGCCTTCGCGAAGACCCTGGAAGAGGTGGTGATAAAGGCGGTCGAGGACGGCGTCATGACCAAGGACCTGATGCTCATCGCCAACCCGCCGGTGACGAAGTACGCGCGCACCGAAGAATTCATCGATGCAGTGGCGGAGCGGCTGAAAAAGGCTGTCTAA
- a CDS encoding glutaredoxin family protein: MVRLTFYFKPGCWLCDTVEEMLNGLQEKYGLEISRVDISGDDALYELYRFDIPVLEFKDGSTLNGRIKKRELLRKLEENRDQA, encoded by the coding sequence ATGGTGCGGCTCACCTTCTACTTCAAACCGGGCTGCTGGCTCTGCGATACCGTCGAAGAGATGCTCAACGGGTTGCAAGAGAAGTACGGCCTCGAGATCAGCAGGGTCGATATCTCCGGCGATGACGCGCTCTACGAGCTCTACCGCTTCGATATCCCCGTCTTGGAGTTCAAAGACGGTTCGACCCTCAATGGACGGATCAAAAAGAGAGAACTGCTCCGGAAACTGGAAGAAAACAGGGATCAGGCTTAA
- a CDS encoding HD domain-containing protein yields the protein MKRIANFLFEAGMLKRTPRTGFQFLGSGAESVAEHIFRTVYIGYALGHLAGAVDTDRIIKMCLFHDLPEARTGDLNYVNKKYVKADETRAIEDLAATLPFGGDIKALILEFLKGETVEAQLARDADQLEMILALKEHKDLGNKYADEWLDFALKRLKTDAARRLAQTIIETDSSLWWFSDKSDWWIHGAKDTP from the coding sequence ATGAAACGTATCGCCAATTTCCTCTTCGAGGCAGGAATGCTCAAGAGGACGCCGCGGACCGGCTTTCAGTTCCTGGGGTCGGGGGCCGAATCCGTGGCGGAGCACATATTCAGGACCGTATACATAGGGTATGCCCTCGGCCATCTCGCGGGAGCGGTCGATACGGACCGCATCATCAAGATGTGCCTCTTCCACGATCTGCCCGAAGCGCGGACCGGCGACCTCAACTATGTGAATAAAAAGTATGTAAAGGCCGATGAGACCAGGGCGATCGAGGACCTCGCCGCCACCCTCCCTTTCGGCGGTGATATCAAGGCGCTCATCCTCGAGTTCCTGAAGGGAGAGACGGTCGAGGCGCAGTTGGCCCGCGACGCCGACCAGCTCGAGATGATCCTCGCCCTGAAGGAGCACAAGGACCTCGGCAACAAGTACGCCGACGAGTGGCTCGACTTCGCGCTCAAGCGGCTCAAGACGGACGCCGCCCGCCGGCTGGCGCAGACCATCATCGAGACCGACTCCTCGCTCTGGTGGTTCTCCGACAAGAGCGACTGGTGGATTCACGGGGCAAAGGACACACCGTAG